One segment of Setaria viridis chromosome 4, Setaria_viridis_v4.0, whole genome shotgun sequence DNA contains the following:
- the LOC117854134 gene encoding uncharacterized protein, with translation MASRRALHLLTANRGISSTPHLASLGWFDKIKSTFTGKKPDAASEADSFTLIKFADTMETARKMGAFKNFVAGRASEATVVNAFEKHSAVLRYLGAIDPTGEKLQNSDKINATKHCNCTIADVEHILAKYTWAKEAQKKMTKLKEEGKALPKTFNEIQNLMGSTPMDVGQSNLAKSGQISRNALCPCGSKKRYKRCCGAS, from the exons ATGGCCTCCCGCCGGGCGCTCCACCTCCTCACGGCCAACCGCGGGATCTCCTCGACCCCGCACCTCGCCTCCCTCGGCTGGTTCGACAAGATCAAGTCCACCTTCACCGGCAAGAAGCCCGACGCGGCCTCCGAGGCGGACTCCTTCACCCTCATCA AGTTCGCGGACACCatggagacggcgaggaagatgGGGGCGTTCAAGAACTTCGTCGCCGGGCGGGCCAGCGAGGCCACCGTCGTCAACGCCTTCGAGAAGCACTCCGCCGTGCTGCGCTACCTCGGTGCCATCGACCCCACTGGCGAG aaaCTCCAAAACAGTGACAAGATCAACGCGACCAAGCACTGCAACTGCACGATTGCTGATGTGGAGCACATACTGGCCAAGTATACATGGGCTAAAGAGGctcagaagaagatgacaaagCTCAAGGAAGAAGGAAAGGCACTGCCGAAGACATTTAATGAG ATCCAAAATCTAATGGGTTCTACACCAATGGATGTCGGCCAATCTAATCTGGCAAAGAGTGGTCAGATAAGTAGGAATGCTCTCTGCCCATGTGGTTCTAAGAAACGATATAAAAG GTGCTGTGGAGCTTCATGA